TACTTCACCATGTCCCGCCAATGGATGAGCTCCCGGTCCGTTCCGGGTTTGACCCCGAAATACGCTTCCGGTGACGGAATCGCAGCCTGGGCTGCAGCTGGAGTCGTCGTCAATACGGCAACAAACAGAAACAGTGTGATGATGGCACGGCAGAAACGCATGGCGTCCTCCTGATCGGATCCGGGGAAGAGGTCAACGGGAAACCGCTTTCCCCCATCGCTTGATTCTAGGGCGATGAACCGGAAAATTCAAGGAAACCGCATCACAGAAAACGGGGGTCTTACATTATGACAATGCCGGTATTTTGTAAATGTAAAAGTTGACAAAATAGTTCAAATCGAGGGTCAGGTTTTGCTTGAATTGCGCCGACGGGAACTTGATTTCATTGAACAGACACAAAAATGATCGCCCCAAAACGTGAGTCAGGTCTTTGACTCCCGGTCCTTCCTTATTTTCATCTTTGGCTCCTCACAAAAATCTGTGCATAAGGCAACCGTCCCCCTTCCTCACCTTATTCATTTTCTTTACACCAGATCGCAGTGATTTCACCTACATACATCTTGTGAAAACGTCCGGTTTTATAGTATCTCTCTTTTTCTCTATCCGGTGTGGTTTCAGCGCTCAGGCTGTCCTGGTAAATGATTTTACATTCAAAGATGATCCGGGCTTCTTTAAATGCCATTTCCCCGGAAGGCAGGCAAATACTGGTTAGTTTTGTTTCTTTCAGCTTATCTCCATCGCGTCCTGATTTTGTTCCGCAAACCAACAAATCATCTTTATATTTTTCATGGTCGAAAAAGGAAATGGTATAGGATTGGTGTTTTTCAATAAAACCGAAAGTATACCGCTCCGGCTTGATAAAAATAAATGTGGAAGGTTTATTCCACAGGTTTCCGATTCCACCCCAGGAGATGGTCATGGTGTTGAAATCAGCAAAATCTCCGGCGGTTACCAATCCCCAGTCATCCGCAAACAACTTGATTGTATTTTCTTTAAGATCTCTCACTTCAATATTTTTGAATCCCATCGCCTGCATGGAATCATCCGTGTTCTGGGAGAAG
The DNA window shown above is from Candidatus Aminicenantes bacterium and carries:
- a CDS encoding flavin reductase family protein, which gives rise to MGFKNIEVRDLKENTIKLFADDWGLVTAGDFADFNTMTISWGGIGNLWNKPSTFIFIKPERYTFGFIEKHQSYTISFFDHEKYKDDLLVCGTKSGRDGDKLKETKLTSICLPSGEMAFKEARIIFECKIIYQDSLSAETTPDREKERYYKTGRFHKMYVGEITAIWCKENE